In Candidatus Methanoperedens sp., one genomic interval encodes:
- a CDS encoding V-type ATP synthase subunit D, protein MAIKDNIKPTRSELIDLKKKIKLSQSGHKLLKMKRDGLILELFAILDKAKDIRADVEKQFVQASQKLAIAKSVEGVVVVKSTAFALRDTPKLELESKNVMGVVVPKIEASSVHKKLEEHGYGIIGTTSRIDEAVDSYEILVEKIIMAAEIETTMKKLLEDIEKTKRRVNALEFKVIPELNEAKDFIVLRLEEMERENTFRLKRIKG, encoded by the coding sequence ATGGCCATAAAAGACAACATTAAACCCACACGCTCGGAGCTAATCGACCTCAAGAAAAAAATAAAGCTCAGCCAGAGCGGGCACAAACTTCTGAAAATGAAGCGCGATGGCCTGATACTTGAGCTTTTCGCGATACTTGATAAAGCCAAGGACATCCGCGCCGATGTGGAGAAGCAGTTCGTTCAGGCTTCGCAGAAGCTTGCCATAGCAAAATCAGTGGAAGGCGTGGTTGTAGTGAAATCCACTGCCTTTGCTCTCAGGGACACGCCAAAACTTGAACTTGAAAGCAAGAACGTGATGGGCGTCGTGGTCCCGAAGATCGAAGCTTCAAGCGTTCATAAAAAACTCGAGGAACATGGCTACGGCATAATCGGCACGACCTCACGGATAGACGAGGCCGTGGATTCCTATGAGATACTTGTGGAGAAGATCATCATGGCGGCCGAGATCGAGACCACGATGAAGAAGCTGCTTGAGGATATCGAGAAAACAAAGCGCAGGGTGAATGCGCTTGAGTTCAAGGTCATACCCGAGCTTAACGAAGCCAAGGATTTCATCGTGCTCCGGCTTGAGGAGATGGAACGCGAAAATACTTTCAGGCTGAAGAGGATAAAAGGGTAA
- a CDS encoding ATP synthase subunit B yields the protein MTKEYKTIREIAGPLIFVEKTEPVGYNELVNINLPDGTTKRGQVLDTSNDVVVVQIFEGTGGLNKECGVRFTGETIKLPVSKDLLGRILSGSGEPLDGGPRIVPEDRLEITGAAINPYARLPPKDFIQTGISTIDGMNTLVRGQKLPIFSGSGLPHNEIALQIARQAKVRGSDEQFAVVFAAMGITNEEAQYFMRDFERTGALQRAVVFLNLADDPAVERLITPRLALTAAEYLAYEHDMHVLVILTDITNYCEALRQMGAAREEVPGRRGYPGYMYTDLASLYERAGVIKGRKGSVTQFSILSMPGDDITHPIPDLSGYITEGQIVISRELHRKGIYPPVNVLPSLSRLMNSGIGATRTREDHKAVSDQLYAAYAEGRDLRGLVAIVGKDALSDRDKKFLEFADMFEDKFVRQGAEENRDIETTLDIGWELLSELPEAQLTRIDNKYIQKYHPAHRAKEEKKE from the coding sequence ATGACTAAAGAATACAAGACGATCAGGGAAATCGCAGGGCCGCTCATCTTTGTAGAAAAGACGGAACCAGTGGGATATAACGAGCTTGTCAATATCAACCTTCCAGACGGCACGACCAAAAGAGGTCAGGTGCTTGATACTTCAAATGATGTGGTCGTGGTGCAGATATTCGAAGGCACAGGCGGCCTGAACAAGGAATGCGGGGTCAGGTTCACCGGCGAGACGATCAAACTCCCGGTTTCAAAAGACCTGCTCGGCAGGATCCTTTCGGGTTCCGGAGAACCACTGGATGGCGGCCCGCGTATAGTGCCAGAGGACAGGCTTGAGATCACAGGCGCGGCCATAAATCCGTATGCGCGCCTTCCCCCGAAAGACTTTATCCAGACAGGTATATCCACCATTGACGGGATGAATACGCTTGTGCGGGGCCAGAAGCTCCCTATATTCTCGGGTTCAGGTCTGCCGCATAATGAGATCGCGCTGCAGATTGCAAGACAGGCAAAAGTTCGGGGCTCGGATGAACAGTTCGCGGTAGTGTTCGCTGCAATGGGCATCACCAATGAGGAAGCGCAGTATTTCATGCGCGACTTTGAAAGGACAGGAGCCCTCCAGAGAGCCGTAGTCTTCCTGAACCTTGCAGATGACCCGGCTGTGGAGCGGCTTATCACCCCGCGGCTTGCGCTCACCGCCGCGGAATACCTTGCTTATGAACATGACATGCACGTGCTCGTCATCCTCACAGATATCACCAATTACTGTGAAGCGCTGCGCCAGATGGGCGCGGCAAGGGAAGAAGTCCCCGGCAGGAGAGGCTATCCCGGTTACATGTACACAGACCTGGCTTCGCTTTACGAACGCGCGGGTGTTATCAAGGGAAGAAAAGGCTCGGTGACGCAGTTCTCCATTTTGTCCATGCCCGGCGACGATATCACCCACCCGATCCCTGATCTTTCGGGGTATATCACGGAAGGGCAGATCGTGATATCGAGGGAACTCCACAGGAAAGGCATTTATCCACCGGTGAATGTGCTGCCTTCACTCTCAAGACTGATGAACTCAGGTATAGGCGCAACAAGGACAAGGGAAGACCATAAGGCGGTCTCGGACCAGCTGTATGCCGCCTATGCAGAAGGACGCGACCTGCGCGGCCTTGTTGCCATAGTTGGCAAGGATGCTCTCTCAGATAGAGACAAAAAATTCCTTGAGTTCGCTGATATGTTCGAGGACAAGTTTGTCCGGCAGGGCGCGGAGGAGAACAGGGATATCGAGACAACTCTCGATATCGGGTGGGAACTCCTTTCGGAATTGCCTGAAGCCCAGCTCACCAGGATCGATAACAAGTACATCCAGAAGTATCATCCGGCCCACAGGGCAAAGGAAGAGAAAAAAGAATAA
- a CDS encoding ATP synthase subunit A yields MKTKGEIYRISGPVVIISGLNTKMYDVVKIGKEGLMGEVIGIEGEKSTVQVYEETSGIRPGEPVENTGMPLSVELGPGLLESIYDGIQRPLPVLKDSMGDFIKRGVSANGLSRKKEWEFVPAVKKGDRLNPGDVIGTVQETQNIEHRIMVPPNISGTVDEINSGKFKVDEVVCTLSGKELTMMQKWPVRKPRPVTKKLMPNTPLITGQRILDGLFPVAKGGTAAIPGPFGSGKTVTQQQLAKWSDTEIVVYIGCGERGNEMADVLSEFPELEDPKTGRPLMERTVLIANTSNMPVAAREASVYTGITIAEYYRDMGYDVSLMADSTSRWAEAMREISSRLEEMPGEEGYPAYLAARLSEFYERAGKVKALCGREGSITVIGAVSPPGGDFSEPVTQNTLRIVKVFWALDAKLAQRRHFPAINWLNSYSLYTKALGDWYNEHVSSEWVKLRNDSMELLQKEAELQEIVQLVGSDALPEDQQLTLEIARMIREYFLQQNAYHEVDTFCSMDKQYKLLKAITSWGDKAQTALEGGAPMEDIMKLKSKDDLAKVKYEKEFDAALGVIMKSMEEEFSKLGGK; encoded by the coding sequence ATGAAAACAAAAGGTGAAATTTATAGAATCTCTGGACCAGTTGTTATCATAAGCGGTTTGAATACCAAAATGTACGATGTGGTCAAAATTGGAAAGGAAGGTCTGATGGGCGAGGTCATCGGAATAGAAGGTGAGAAATCCACAGTGCAGGTGTATGAAGAAACGTCCGGTATCAGGCCAGGTGAACCTGTGGAAAATACAGGTATGCCGCTCTCCGTCGAACTCGGACCGGGTCTGCTGGAAAGCATATACGATGGCATCCAGCGCCCTCTTCCGGTATTAAAAGACAGCATGGGGGACTTTATCAAGCGGGGCGTTTCTGCCAATGGTCTTTCGCGCAAGAAAGAATGGGAATTCGTACCTGCCGTGAAAAAAGGCGACAGATTGAATCCGGGAGATGTCATAGGGACAGTTCAGGAAACGCAGAATATCGAGCACAGGATAATGGTCCCGCCCAATATTTCAGGAACGGTTGATGAGATAAATAGCGGCAAATTCAAAGTCGATGAGGTGGTGTGCACACTTAGCGGTAAGGAACTCACGATGATGCAGAAATGGCCTGTCAGGAAGCCAAGACCGGTCACCAAGAAGCTGATGCCAAACACGCCTCTTATCACGGGCCAGAGAATCCTTGACGGTCTTTTCCCGGTCGCCAAAGGCGGAACTGCAGCTATCCCTGGTCCTTTCGGGAGCGGAAAAACAGTAACACAGCAGCAGCTTGCAAAATGGAGCGATACTGAGATCGTTGTTTACATAGGGTGCGGCGAACGGGGCAATGAAATGGCAGACGTTCTGAGCGAGTTCCCTGAACTTGAGGACCCAAAAACCGGCAGGCCTTTGATGGAGAGGACGGTGCTGATCGCAAATACCTCCAACATGCCAGTGGCGGCCAGGGAAGCCTCTGTTTACACAGGAATTACGATTGCAGAGTATTACAGGGACATGGGATATGATGTATCCCTGATGGCAGATTCTACTTCACGATGGGCGGAAGCGATGAGAGAAATATCATCACGCCTTGAAGAGATGCCGGGCGAGGAAGGTTATCCGGCGTACCTTGCAGCAAGGCTCTCCGAATTCTACGAGCGCGCGGGTAAGGTGAAGGCACTTTGCGGAAGGGAAGGCTCGATCACGGTCATAGGAGCGGTCTCTCCCCCGGGCGGAGACTTCTCAGAACCTGTAACCCAGAACACGCTTCGCATAGTAAAAGTATTCTGGGCGCTTGATGCCAAACTTGCGCAGAGGCGGCATTTCCCGGCAATAAACTGGCTTAACAGTTATTCGTTATACACCAAGGCACTGGGTGACTGGTATAACGAGCATGTCTCTTCCGAATGGGTAAAACTCAGGAACGATTCGATGGAATTGCTCCAGAAAGAGGCCGAGCTCCAGGAGATAGTCCAGCTTGTGGGTTCGGATGCTCTTCCCGAGGATCAGCAACTCACGCTTGAGATCGCACGGATGATCAGGGAATATTTCCTGCAGCAGAATGCCTATCACGAAGTGGATACCTTCTGCTCCATGGATAAACAGTACAAGTTGCTAAAAGCCATTACCTCATGGGGCGACAAGGCCCAGACAGCACTTGAGGGCGGGGCCCCGATGGAAGATATCATGAAATTAAAATCAAAGGATGACCTTGCAAAAGTCAAGTACGAGAAGGAGTTTGACGCAGCACTTGGCGTGATCATGAAGAGTATGGAAGAAGAATTTTCGAAGCTCGGGGGCAAGTAA
- a CDS encoding V-type ATP synthase subunit F, which yields MEIAVVGNSDFVIGFRLAGIRKTYETAPDNLEARIQGVLNDRSVAILVIHNDDINKLSAQMQKTLDDSVEPTVLVIGGKGESTNLREKIKQSVGVDLWK from the coding sequence ATGGAAATTGCAGTTGTTGGGAACAGTGATTTTGTGATCGGCTTTCGTCTTGCCGGCATTCGGAAGACCTACGAGACAGCCCCGGATAATCTGGAGGCCAGGATACAGGGCGTGCTGAATGACAGGTCTGTGGCCATCCTTGTGATACACAATGATGATATTAACAAATTATCCGCGCAGATGCAAAAAACCCTTGATGATTCGGTAGAGCCCACGGTGCTCGTGATTGGTGGAAAAGGTGAGAGTACCAATCTCCGGGAGAAAATAAAGCAATCTGTAGGCGTAGATCTTTGGAAATGA
- a CDS encoding V-type ATP synthase subunit C — MGGPNAVKYAYIVARVRGMKSKLIPVEMYPKFLNMEIPEIIRFIEESEYKKDVDELGKKYKGTDLFEHALSQNLALTYRKLIEVSQNEANFLITEYLRSWDVWNIKTILRGKFSGASEEEILEDVVSAGQLRYRDLTDLVKIGTVEGIIAALAGTPYYSALEGYKGDLSEIENALDKNYYSRRTAAAQETGNKLFFKFLRTEIDLKNLKMLFRMKRAGMEREQIIKLLIPGGLELKDADLGRLASLSLPEFVRALEEYSYWNAIADIIGDLTSLINIETRLEKYGLVYASRISYYYPLSILPILDYILSKKIEVDNLRIIVRGKETKLPEEIIKAHLVM, encoded by the coding sequence ATGGGCGGTCCAAACGCGGTCAAATATGCATACATCGTAGCCAGGGTCAGGGGTATGAAGAGCAAGCTCATCCCCGTGGAGATGTATCCGAAATTTCTCAACATGGAGATTCCCGAGATAATCCGTTTTATTGAAGAGTCCGAATATAAGAAGGATGTTGATGAACTGGGAAAAAAATACAAGGGTACTGACCTGTTTGAACATGCATTGAGCCAGAACCTGGCGCTGACCTACCGCAAATTGATAGAGGTGTCGCAGAACGAGGCAAATTTTCTTATCACAGAATATCTTCGATCCTGGGACGTATGGAACATCAAGACCATATTGAGAGGCAAATTTTCAGGGGCAAGCGAGGAGGAAATCCTGGAAGATGTGGTTTCCGCAGGCCAGCTGAGGTACAGGGACCTGACAGATCTCGTTAAGATTGGCACGGTCGAAGGCATAATTGCAGCGCTTGCAGGAACGCCTTATTATTCTGCCCTTGAAGGATACAAAGGAGACCTTTCGGAGATAGAGAACGCCCTGGACAAAAACTATTACTCCAGACGCACGGCTGCGGCCCAGGAAACGGGAAATAAACTATTCTTCAAATTCCTCAGGACCGAGATCGATCTCAAGAACCTCAAGATGCTTTTCAGGATGAAACGCGCGGGTATGGAACGCGAGCAAATAATCAAGCTCCTGATCCCCGGAGGTCTGGAACTTAAGGACGCAGACCTCGGAAGACTGGCATCCCTTTCCCTTCCCGAATTCGTACGCGCACTTGAGGAATATTCGTACTGGAATGCGATCGCGGACATAATCGGAGACCTGACCTCCCTTATAAATATCGAGACGCGTCTTGAGAAATATGGGCTTGTCTATGCTTCAAGGATATCATATTATTACCCGCTGTCGATCCTGCCTATTCTGGATTATATCCTGAGCAAGAAGATAGAAGTCGATAACCTCCGAATAATCGTGCGCGGAAAAGAGACGAAGCTTCCTGAGGAAATAATAAAGGCCCACCTGGTGATGTAG
- a CDS encoding V-type ATP synthase subunit E, producing the protein MGLDAIVQEIKAKGKAEAERISGEAYKEASLIIAEAQSQAEKIKAAKEMEARREIERIRQQEISSANLEVKRSLLNARKEVLDEVAEKTKSSVLKLPAEKNQKLMQSIIRKYEADNSKIYSNGKDKVFVKKITKLEYAGEIDIMGGVVIENEDGTESLDFKYDTILKEVSEQSLKQVSDILFG; encoded by the coding sequence ATGGGACTTGATGCGATAGTTCAGGAGATCAAGGCCAAAGGCAAGGCAGAAGCTGAGAGGATCAGCGGAGAAGCGTATAAGGAAGCTTCGCTTATCATCGCAGAAGCCCAGTCCCAGGCTGAGAAGATCAAAGCGGCCAAGGAAATGGAAGCAAGGAGAGAAATTGAAAGGATAAGACAGCAAGAAATATCAAGCGCCAATCTCGAGGTAAAAAGGTCATTACTGAACGCTCGCAAGGAGGTTCTTGATGAAGTGGCCGAAAAGACAAAGTCATCAGTCTTGAAACTCCCGGCTGAAAAGAATCAGAAACTCATGCAGTCGATTATCAGAAAATACGAAGCAGACAACAGCAAGATATATTCAAACGGCAAGGACAAGGTTTTCGTGAAAAAGATCACGAAACTCGAATATGCCGGGGAAATTGACATTATGGGAGGAGTAGTCATAGAAAATGAGGATGGTACGGAATCCCTCGATTTCAAATATGACACGATTTTAAAAGAAGTGAGCGAACAATCTTTGAAACAGGTATCGGATATCCTGTTCGGGTGA
- a CDS encoding V-type ATP synthase subunit K — MDPTQAGMVAVGAGIAVGLSGIGAGMGEQAIGAAAVGAMAENEKFFGKGLLMTVIPESIAIFGLVVALILLFVF, encoded by the coding sequence ATGGACCCAACACAAGCAGGAATGGTAGCTGTAGGAGCAGGAATAGCGGTAGGACTTTCAGGAATCGGCGCAGGCATGGGCGAACAGGCCATCGGTGCGGCGGCAGTAGGCGCAATGGCAGAAAATGAGAAGTTCTTCGGTAAAGGTCTGCTTATGACCGTCATTCCCGAATCCATCGCGATATTTGGTCTTGTCGTAGCATTGATATTGCTGTTCGTGTTCTAA
- a CDS encoding V-type ATP synthase subunit I gives MLKPTKMTRVIIAGTRDHIEGTVSALHKLNLLHITDYNEETEDFRIGRPLKPASKLSEYLLSLRGISNQLGVIGKESAMKLSSKDLPSQIDEKITHLQKEVSSRFDELRNIEFRIKEKEDLISALKPLMALPLSIDAYHGYDTVKVYAGFIAEDIEPKLTRITANYELFSDEYEKRKVFALFIPKVFESETQKLLQEERTYVELKIPELKGNPPVILETLTKEVMELKAKQASIKSELDNIKKEYSEFIIAADEHLSIETQKAEAPLRFATSPNAFIIDGWVPSRKFHELDSVLQENTQGQVYLTRIEEKAKEEDIPIELENPGIAKPFELLIDTFATPKYGEIDPASVIFITFPLFYAIMLGDVGYGLIVAAMAIIIKNKFKTGGLNALALILFLSAFLSIIFGIIYGEFFGFPLFNVEVKGVLEHGIFGIAGPTIAGFHLPVQRFEAVQSLLLMTLVIGILHIFLGLVIGFRNIAIEHDLKHAVFAKGSWIMILAGGVAAIAKLMPAMMSGQHVPSRDPVFDGGVGLAIIGVVLLIKGEGFISIMEIPTLLSNVLSYTRILAIGLSSAGIALAVNTLSMNLFIRPGGVLLGGGIGLALIGVVVLFVGHLINLSLGILGPGLHSLRLQYVEFFTKFYEGGGKKYAPFGYNRKYTEE, from the coding sequence ATGCTTAAACCCACAAAAATGACCCGGGTCATCATTGCTGGCACAAGAGATCATATTGAAGGAACTGTATCCGCCCTTCACAAACTGAACCTGCTCCATATAACGGATTATAACGAAGAGACCGAAGATTTCAGGATCGGCCGCCCGTTGAAACCCGCATCTAAACTCTCAGAATATCTTCTTTCTTTACGCGGGATCTCAAACCAGTTAGGGGTTATCGGAAAAGAATCTGCAATGAAACTGAGTTCAAAAGACCTCCCTTCCCAGATCGATGAGAAAATTACCCATCTCCAGAAAGAAGTATCATCCCGGTTTGATGAATTGAGGAACATCGAATTCAGGATAAAGGAGAAGGAAGACCTGATCTCTGCTTTAAAACCATTGATGGCGCTCCCGCTATCAATAGATGCATACCACGGGTATGATACCGTGAAAGTGTACGCTGGATTTATCGCTGAAGATATAGAGCCAAAACTCACCAGGATTACAGCCAATTACGAATTATTCAGCGATGAATACGAAAAAAGAAAAGTATTTGCTCTTTTCATTCCAAAGGTTTTTGAGTCAGAAACCCAAAAACTCCTTCAGGAAGAGCGCACCTATGTTGAATTAAAGATCCCTGAGTTGAAAGGTAACCCTCCTGTAATACTCGAAACGCTGACCAAAGAGGTAATGGAACTTAAGGCAAAGCAGGCATCCATAAAATCCGAACTTGATAACATCAAGAAGGAATATTCAGAATTCATAATTGCTGCGGACGAACATCTCTCCATAGAGACCCAGAAGGCAGAAGCACCTCTCAGATTTGCCACGAGCCCCAATGCATTCATTATAGATGGATGGGTGCCCTCGAGAAAATTCCATGAACTTGACTCGGTTTTGCAGGAAAACACGCAAGGGCAGGTTTATTTAACCAGGATCGAAGAGAAAGCGAAAGAAGAAGATATACCGATAGAACTTGAAAATCCAGGGATCGCAAAACCCTTTGAACTCCTGATAGATACTTTTGCCACACCAAAATACGGGGAGATCGATCCCGCATCTGTGATTTTTATAACTTTCCCGCTATTCTATGCCATCATGCTTGGTGATGTCGGGTACGGTCTCATCGTGGCAGCCATGGCCATAATAATCAAAAATAAATTCAAGACCGGCGGTCTCAATGCGCTTGCCCTGATATTGTTCCTTTCAGCGTTCCTCTCGATAATATTCGGCATTATATACGGGGAGTTCTTCGGCTTCCCGCTGTTTAACGTGGAAGTTAAAGGAGTACTGGAACACGGTATTTTCGGAATTGCAGGCCCTACGATTGCAGGATTCCATCTACCGGTGCAAAGGTTTGAGGCGGTGCAGTCTCTTCTTCTTATGACCTTAGTTATAGGGATATTGCATATCTTTCTCGGATTGGTCATAGGTTTTCGCAATATTGCGATAGAGCACGATCTAAAGCATGCGGTCTTTGCAAAGGGGAGCTGGATTATGATTCTGGCGGGCGGCGTTGCTGCCATAGCTAAATTAATGCCAGCTATGATGTCAGGTCAACATGTCCCTTCAAGAGACCCTGTTTTTGACGGAGGAGTAGGACTTGCTATTATCGGTGTCGTGCTTTTGATAAAAGGCGAAGGATTCATCTCTATAATGGAGATACCTACGCTTCTCTCCAACGTACTTTCATATACAAGGATACTTGCAATAGGCTTATCATCGGCAGGAATAGCCCTTGCGGTAAATACCCTTTCTATGAACCTTTTCATAAGGCCGGGCGGTGTGCTGCTGGGCGGCGGGATTGGGCTTGCCCTCATCGGCGTGGTAGTACTGTTCGTAGGACATTTAATAAATTTATCACTGGGCATACTGGGACCAGGGCTTCACTCCCTGAGGCTTCAATACGTGGAATTTTTCACTAAATTTTATGAGGGGGGAGGTAAGAAGTACGCCCCCTTTGGTTATAATAGAAAATATACGGAGGAATAA
- the ahaH gene encoding ATP synthase archaeal subunit H codes for MTRAEILSEIKMAEESAKAAVAEANEAKNKKISEARVQAKEILRKAEEEVILQAQLQISEARKNIQKEKEKIIEKGVLEASEIKQKARNNVAKASKFILTEFERAANA; via the coding sequence ATGACACGAGCTGAAATTTTATCCGAGATAAAGATGGCTGAAGAATCTGCCAAAGCTGCGGTGGCCGAAGCGAATGAGGCGAAAAATAAGAAGATTTCTGAGGCCAGGGTGCAAGCCAAAGAGATTCTCAGGAAAGCGGAGGAAGAAGTTATCCTGCAGGCGCAATTGCAGATAAGTGAGGCTCGGAAGAATATCCAGAAAGAAAAAGAAAAGATCATAGAAAAAGGGGTTCTTGAAGCTTCAGAGATCAAACAGAAAGCGAGAAATAACGTCGCAAAAGCCTCGAAATTCATTCTAACGGAATTTGAGAGGGCAGCCAATGCTTAA
- the glyS gene encoding glycine--tRNA ligase, which produces MADKYEQVIELAKRRGFLWGSFELYGGTAGFYDYGPLGAMLKRRVENIWRDIFVINEGYYEIESPTIGIEDIFIASGHVGGFSDPLTECQKCNEAFRADHLVKDVVDNPDTLSADELSRVIGKNNVKCPECGGRLGKVYEFNLMFKTSIGPGGKRAGYLRPETAQGMFVDFPRLLKFYRDRLPFGATQIGKAYRNEISPRQGVIRLREFTQAEAEIFIDPRDKTHPKFKEVADIVLNLFSQEMQSYFHESGTTGEGSDVQKTGFEKMSIGEAVKNKVIAHEFLGYCLALTYQFLLRVGVSKEKLRFRQHMKDEMAHYAADCWDAEILSERFGWVEVVGIADRTDYDLKAHAKQSETELTVYIPYDEPKKVERFAVKPNMGILGPKFKGKAGKISNALKLLKPEDLTGDTIDLIIDGETISLEKEAVTFETVTEELHGENIIPHVIEPSFGIDRITYSLLEHSYFEEKAVEKGEEDEMRIVLRLPAEVAPIQAAVLPLLTREELIKPANEIVKMLRKAGILVAFDDSGTIGRRYRRNDEIGTPYSITVDYQTLEDGTVTIRDRDSMKQVRAIMAELAGNIFDMIYRGKSFEDAGIKV; this is translated from the coding sequence ATGGCTGACAAATACGAACAGGTGATCGAACTTGCCAAGCGCCGCGGTTTTCTCTGGGGCTCATTTGAGCTGTATGGCGGCACAGCAGGTTTTTATGATTACGGGCCTCTGGGCGCCATGCTGAAGCGCCGCGTGGAGAACATCTGGCGGGATATTTTTGTCATTAACGAAGGGTATTACGAGATCGAGTCGCCCACGATAGGTATTGAGGATATTTTCATCGCATCCGGGCACGTGGGGGGCTTCTCCGATCCTCTGACGGAATGCCAGAAATGCAACGAGGCTTTCAGGGCAGACCATCTTGTCAAGGACGTTGTGGATAATCCTGATACCCTGAGCGCGGATGAGCTTTCCAGGGTGATCGGCAAGAACAATGTCAAATGCCCTGAATGCGGCGGGCGGCTCGGAAAGGTCTACGAGTTTAACCTCATGTTCAAAACCAGCATCGGACCCGGTGGAAAACGTGCGGGATACCTGCGGCCTGAGACAGCACAGGGGATGTTCGTGGACTTCCCGCGCCTTTTGAAATTCTACCGGGACAGGCTGCCCTTCGGGGCAACGCAGATCGGGAAAGCCTACCGCAATGAGATATCGCCGCGCCAGGGCGTGATACGCCTGCGGGAGTTCACGCAGGCGGAGGCCGAGATATTCATCGACCCGAGGGATAAGACGCATCCGAAATTCAAGGAAGTCGCTGATATTGTCCTGAACCTTTTTTCACAGGAAATGCAGAGCTATTTCCATGAATCTGGAACAACAGGGGAAGGCAGCGATGTCCAAAAGACCGGATTCGAGAAGATGTCGATCGGGGAAGCGGTAAAAAACAAAGTTATAGCCCATGAATTCCTGGGATACTGTCTTGCCCTGACATACCAGTTCCTCCTGCGCGTGGGCGTATCAAAGGAAAAACTGCGTTTCAGGCAGCATATGAAGGATGAAATGGCACACTATGCAGCGGATTGCTGGGATGCCGAGATATTAAGTGAAAGGTTCGGATGGGTGGAAGTGGTGGGTATCGCGGACAGGACGGATTATGATCTGAAGGCCCATGCAAAGCAGAGCGAAACTGAACTTACGGTATATATCCCGTACGATGAACCCAAAAAGGTCGAGCGCTTTGCAGTGAAACCCAACATGGGGATCCTGGGGCCGAAGTTCAAAGGAAAAGCCGGCAAGATCTCAAATGCACTGAAACTCCTGAAACCGGAAGATCTCACCGGGGATACCATTGATCTGATAATAGACGGTGAGACCATAAGCCTCGAAAAAGAAGCAGTGACATTTGAGACCGTGACCGAGGAATTGCATGGCGAGAATATAATACCGCATGTGATAGAACCGTCATTCGGGATAGACAGGATCACCTACTCCCTTCTTGAACATTCATATTTTGAAGAAAAAGCTGTCGAAAAGGGAGAAGAGGATGAGATGCGTATAGTACTCCGCCTCCCTGCAGAGGTAGCCCCGATCCAGGCCGCTGTGCTGCCTCTCCTCACGCGCGAGGAGCTCATAAAACCGGCGAACGAGATTGTCAAAATGCTAAGAAAGGCAGGCATCCTGGTGGCATTCGATGACTCGGGAACCATAGGGAGGAGGTACCGCAGGAACGATGAGATAGGTACGCCCTATTCCATAACCGTGGATTATCAGACCCTTGAGGACGGCACTGTTACGATCAGAGACAGGGATTCGATGAAGCAGGTGCGTGCGATTATGGCGGAGCTTGCGGGCAACATATTCGATATGATCTACAGGGGGAAATCTTTCGAGGATGCAGGTATTAAAGTGTAG